A genomic window from Clostridium aceticum includes:
- a CDS encoding alpha/beta-type small acid-soluble spore protein, giving the protein MASRNNNRIVVPEARQALNQMKTEIASELGLSNYEATDKGTLTSRQNGYVGGYMVKRLIEQAERSMSGK; this is encoded by the coding sequence ATGGCTTCAAGAAATAATAACAGAATCGTAGTCCCAGAAGCACGTCAAGCTCTTAATCAGATGAAAACTGAAATTGCTAGTGAGTTAGGATTAAGCAATTATGAAGCAACAGATAAAGGTACTTTAACTTCTCGTCAAAACGGTTATGTTGGCGGGTATATGGTAAAAAGATTAATCGAACAAGCTGAAAGAAGTATGAGTGGTAAGTAA
- a CDS encoding 4Fe-4S double cluster binding domain-containing protein, with translation MDKQQQLTTMLLELGAAKVGYGELEDVLPEEFKHLKSGISIAVRLSDQVISDIDPKNGPTHTYFHHYRTVNAFIDQITFKVTNQLQQWGYLAMAIPASQSINHEGWNYQGLFQHRTAATRAGIGWIGKNSCLVTEEFGPRVRLATILTNMAFKYNEAITVSQCGECNLCVEGCPANALKGSLWSPKVPRQEMIDPEVCSNHMKSRYKHIGRGAVCGICVKICKEGNQVLKR, from the coding sequence TTGGATAAGCAACAACAACTAACAACGATGCTTCTGGAGCTAGGTGCCGCCAAGGTGGGTTATGGAGAATTGGAGGATGTATTGCCCGAGGAGTTTAAACATCTCAAGAGCGGTATTTCTATAGCAGTTCGTCTATCAGACCAAGTGATTAGCGATATTGACCCTAAAAATGGTCCTACCCACACCTATTTTCATCATTATAGAACGGTAAATGCATTTATTGATCAAATAACTTTTAAAGTGACAAATCAGTTGCAACAGTGGGGATATCTAGCTATGGCAATTCCTGCTTCCCAGTCCATCAACCATGAAGGGTGGAATTATCAGGGACTATTCCAACACAGAACTGCTGCTACTAGAGCAGGCATAGGATGGATCGGAAAAAATAGCTGCCTTGTTACGGAGGAATTTGGACCTCGTGTCCGTTTGGCAACAATTTTAACCAATATGGCATTTAAATATAATGAGGCTATAACAGTATCTCAATGTGGTGAGTGCAACCTCTGTGTAGAAGGATGCCCTGCCAATGCCCTAAAGGGTAGTCTGTGGTCACCGAAGGTGCCAAGGCAGGAAATGATAGATCCTGAAGTATGCAGCAATCATATGAAAAGTCGATATAAGCATATAGGCAGAGGTGCGGTTTGCGGAATTTGTGTAAAGATATGTAAAGAAGGGAATCAAGTATTAAAGAGATAG
- the spoVAE gene encoding stage V sporulation protein AE: protein MEKFIWAFIVGGGICVIGQIAMDVFRLTPAHTMTGLVVTGAILGGLGLYEPLIKFAGAGATVPISSFGNSLLKGAMMEYERSGIVGVLTGIFEVTSAGISAAIIFGFIAALIFKPKG, encoded by the coding sequence TTGGAAAAATTTATTTGGGCCTTTATCGTGGGGGGAGGAATCTGTGTTATTGGGCAAATCGCTATGGACGTTTTTAGGTTAACTCCCGCCCATACGATGACTGGGCTAGTAGTAACAGGGGCGATATTAGGAGGCCTAGGATTGTATGAACCTTTGATCAAGTTTGCAGGAGCTGGAGCTACAGTGCCCATCAGCAGCTTTGGAAACTCTCTTTTAAAGGGTGCTATGATGGAATATGAAAGAAGTGGGATTGTAGGGGTACTGACAGGGATCTTTGAAGTTACCAGTGCTGGAATTTCGGCAGCTATTATTTTTGGATTTATTGCCGCTTTAATATTTAAACCAAAAGGTTAA
- a CDS encoding DUF1657 domain-containing protein: MTVGSQVKQTLATLKGTQGTLRTYSLQCQHEEEKKVYEEALKTTNEIIKDLENRLKILEFEESQFKGY; the protein is encoded by the coding sequence ATGACGGTTGGGTCACAAGTAAAGCAAACTTTAGCTACACTAAAAGGAACGCAGGGTACGCTGAGGACTTATTCGCTGCAATGTCAGCATGAAGAAGAAAAAAAAGTTTATGAAGAAGCACTAAAAACAACCAATGAAATTATAAAGGATTTGGAAAATAGATTAAAAATATTGGAGTTTGAAGAATCTCAATTTAAAGGCTATTAG
- a CDS encoding bifunctional folylpolyglutamate synthase/dihydrofolate synthase — MNYQEAIEYIHGTYKFGSKLGLENIKYLLDLLGNPQKELKVIHVAGTNGKGSTSSFINGVLKTSGYKVGLYTSPYIEEFTERMQINGEKIDKQRLAEVTTIVKAKIEQMLSEGKNHPTEFEVGTAIALVYFAEEKVDYTILEVGMGGRLDATNIIENPLLSIITPIDYDHMEHLGDTLGKIAFEKAGIIKENNFVVSYPQREEAMEVVKQVAKEKNSQLFVVNYDTLKIHHSAIEEQQFSVEILGKKYEDVVITLAGPHQVYNCCTALTAIEVLKAHRNIEISDEAIYQGLKNTKWIGRLEILGKNPLTIIDGAHNLQGATALKHSVETLLEGKKVTLVVAMLGDKDVQGVLSSLIPLMDKIVVTKPNNPRAMAADDLAKELVSYGKDMYICKTIKEAVKKAHEVTEASDVILFAGSLYMIGEARTILTSK; from the coding sequence ATGAATTATCAAGAGGCAATAGAGTATATCCATGGCACGTACAAATTTGGTAGTAAACTAGGATTGGAAAATATTAAATATCTATTAGACTTATTGGGGAATCCTCAAAAGGAACTGAAGGTGATCCATGTAGCAGGAACCAATGGTAAAGGTTCAACTTCTTCCTTTATAAATGGCGTTTTAAAAACTTCAGGTTATAAGGTAGGGCTATATACTTCTCCCTACATAGAAGAATTTACAGAGAGAATGCAGATTAATGGAGAAAAGATTGATAAACAACGGTTGGCAGAGGTTACTACAATTGTTAAGGCAAAAATAGAGCAAATGTTATCAGAAGGAAAAAATCATCCTACGGAATTTGAAGTTGGGACAGCCATTGCATTAGTATATTTTGCTGAAGAAAAGGTGGATTACACCATACTAGAAGTAGGTATGGGAGGACGATTAGACGCTACAAATATTATAGAAAATCCTCTGTTGTCCATTATAACCCCTATAGATTACGATCATATGGAGCATTTAGGTGATACCCTTGGAAAAATTGCCTTTGAGAAGGCTGGTATTATCAAAGAAAATAACTTTGTAGTTTCTTATCCTCAAAGAGAAGAGGCAATGGAAGTTGTAAAGCAGGTGGCTAAAGAAAAAAATAGCCAGTTGTTTGTGGTAAACTATGATACATTGAAGATCCATCATAGTGCTATTGAAGAACAGCAATTTTCCGTAGAAATACTAGGAAAAAAATATGAGGATGTAGTAATAACCCTAGCAGGACCTCATCAAGTATACAACTGTTGTACAGCTTTAACAGCAATAGAGGTGCTAAAGGCCCATAGAAATATAGAAATTAGCGATGAAGCAATTTATCAAGGGTTAAAAAATACAAAATGGATAGGAAGATTAGAGATATTAGGCAAAAACCCCCTAACCATCATTGATGGAGCTCATAACCTACAGGGAGCTACAGCTTTAAAACATAGTGTGGAGACGCTATTGGAAGGTAAAAAAGTTACTTTGGTAGTGGCTATGTTAGGCGATAAAGATGTTCAAGGGGTTTTGAGTAGTCTCATACCGCTTATGGATAAAATAGTTGTTACTAAGCCAAATAACCCTAGAGCGATGGCAGCAGATGACTTGGCTAAAGAATTGGTAAGCTATGGAAAAGATATGTATATATGCAAAACTATTAAAGAGGCAGTAAAAAAAGCTCATGAAGTGACAGAAGCTTCAGATGTTATTCTTTTCGCTGGATCTTTATATATGATTGGGGAAGCAAGAACAATATTAACAAGTAAGTAG
- a CDS encoding DUF4364 family protein has protein sequence MFVDTPEQLAEKKLLLLYILDQAEGSLTNSLITQFILENDIMNYFMLQQFLSELKEADFVSEEEKSHSQLFSITNKGKNTLNYFINRIPKNQKKEIHTYVRIQKEKQQAKMEIRGDYLKLEENKYAIRLTMAENNMSIIDLKLNVLQEEQAKNICSNWKRNPKALYSELMKLLSL, from the coding sequence ATGTTTGTGGATACACCTGAACAACTAGCAGAAAAAAAGCTGCTTTTACTCTATATACTAGATCAAGCAGAAGGTTCTTTAACAAATTCTCTAATTACTCAGTTCATTTTAGAAAACGATATTATGAACTATTTTATGTTGCAACAGTTCTTATCGGAGTTGAAGGAGGCGGATTTTGTTTCTGAAGAAGAGAAAAGTCATAGTCAGTTATTTTCCATCACGAATAAAGGGAAAAATACATTAAACTACTTTATCAACCGTATTCCTAAAAATCAAAAAAAAGAGATTCATACTTACGTTCGTATACAAAAAGAAAAACAACAGGCTAAGATGGAGATTCGAGGAGATTACCTCAAGCTTGAAGAGAATAAATACGCTATTAGACTAACAATGGCAGAGAACAACATGTCTATTATTGACTTAAAACTAAACGTACTTCAAGAAGAACAAGCAAAAAACATATGCTCCAATTGGAAAAGAAACCCTAAAGCACTTTATAGCGAATTAATGAAGTTACTTTCCCTGTAA
- the spoVAD gene encoding stage V sporulation protein AD: MLKGHQSWIFESKPFIKASAAVGGPFEAQGALSEDFDTLHADIWLGQDSFEKAEKKLLEEACQKAIDKAGMKKEDIQFFLSGDLMNQIISSSFAARTLGVPYLGVFGACSSSMEGLALASMMVDSKFAKNALAAASSHNAAAEKQFRYPTEYGAQKPPTAQWTVTGAGAAVVAAEGEGGPRVVAATIGRVIDMGISDPFNMGAAMAPAAVDTIEAHFRDLNIDPSHYDLIATGDLGAVGHRIAGDLLIEHGMKIPKEIFTDCGLLIYRQEQPVFAGASGCGCSATVTYGHFMNRMRKGELKKILIVATGALMSPMSYQQKESIPCIAHAVAIEV, translated from the coding sequence ATGCTTAAAGGACATCAATCTTGGATTTTTGAATCAAAACCTTTTATTAAAGCATCGGCAGCTGTTGGAGGTCCCTTCGAGGCGCAAGGGGCTCTCTCCGAGGACTTTGATACCTTACACGCTGATATATGGTTAGGACAAGATAGCTTTGAGAAGGCAGAAAAAAAGCTGTTGGAAGAAGCCTGTCAAAAAGCTATTGATAAGGCAGGGATGAAAAAAGAAGATATTCAGTTTTTCTTAAGCGGTGACTTAATGAATCAAATTATTTCCAGTAGTTTTGCAGCTAGAACTTTGGGAGTGCCCTACTTAGGAGTTTTTGGGGCCTGTTCAAGTTCTATGGAAGGATTAGCCCTTGCCAGTATGATGGTGGACAGTAAATTTGCTAAAAATGCTTTAGCGGCTGCTTCAAGTCACAATGCAGCGGCAGAAAAACAATTTCGCTATCCAACAGAATATGGTGCTCAAAAACCACCAACAGCTCAATGGACTGTGACAGGAGCAGGAGCCGCCGTAGTGGCAGCAGAAGGTGAAGGCGGTCCTAGAGTTGTAGCTGCTACCATAGGAAGGGTCATTGATATGGGTATATCAGATCCTTTTAATATGGGAGCAGCTATGGCACCGGCAGCAGTGGATACGATAGAAGCACACTTTAGGGATCTAAACATTGATCCTTCCCATTATGATCTTATTGCTACTGGGGACCTAGGAGCAGTGGGTCATCGTATAGCAGGAGACTTACTGATTGAGCATGGAATGAAGATACCGAAAGAGATTTTTACTGATTGTGGGTTGTTAATTTATAGACAAGAACAGCCTGTTTTTGCAGGAGCTAGTGGATGTGGTTGCTCTGCCACAGTAACCTACGGACATTTTATGAACCGCATGAGAAAAGGAGAATTGAAGAAAATTTTAATTGTTGCTACTGGTGCCTTGATGTCTCCTATGTCCTATCAACAAAAAGAAAGCATACCCTGTATAGCTCATGCAGTGGCCATTGAAGTATAG
- a CDS encoding DUF1657 domain-containing protein, whose product MTVGTQMQQAIAGIQSAAATMKTFSLETQDQNAKKDFQQIAQDLESALKTLENRKKYIESQEPQFKQQ is encoded by the coding sequence ATGACAGTAGGTACACAAATGCAACAAGCTATTGCGGGGATCCAAAGTGCAGCTGCCACAATGAAAACTTTTTCTTTAGAGACACAAGATCAAAACGCTAAAAAAGATTTTCAGCAGATAGCACAAGACCTAGAAAGTGCTTTAAAAACCTTAGAAAATAGGAAAAAATATATTGAAAGTCAAGAACCACAATTTAAGCAACAATAA
- the spoVAC gene encoding stage V sporulation protein AC: MSRQKYKKLTPTQQQYQIFAKDREPKRPALKNCVRAFLVGGTICTIGQALQMMYIKYFNFTETTAGNPTVATLIIISVLLTSLGVYDHMAQWAGAGTAVPVTGFANTVTSAAIEHRSEGFVLGVGGNMFKIAGPVITYGVVSAFIVALIKIIIKELGGI; encoded by the coding sequence ATGTCTAGACAAAAATATAAGAAGCTAACGCCTACACAGCAACAATATCAAATTTTTGCTAAAGATAGAGAACCAAAACGTCCTGCCCTTAAAAATTGCGTAAGAGCATTTTTAGTAGGGGGGACTATATGTACCATCGGTCAAGCATTGCAAATGATGTATATAAAATATTTCAATTTTACCGAAACAACAGCCGGTAACCCTACAGTAGCTACACTGATCATTATCTCGGTTCTATTAACCTCATTAGGGGTATATGATCATATGGCACAATGGGCTGGAGCTGGAACAGCAGTGCCCGTCACAGGTTTTGCCAATACTGTTACTTCTGCTGCTATTGAACATCGCAGTGAGGGTTTTGTATTAGGTGTAGGAGGAAATATGTTTAAAATCGCAGGGCCTGTTATTACATATGGTGTAGTTTCAGCGTTTATAGTGGCTCTTATAAAAATTATCATAAAAGAATTAGGTGGGATATAA
- a CDS encoding DUF421 domain-containing protein: MKDWVEILLRSIGLFFLVFLFVRIMGKRNPGKMTTFQLVNYIVIAVLTALTSVKIITNIRLGLIALAVWTLLPMLIDFLTVKSKVVHDFIYGKETILIKKGKVMEENLKKAKLTGEELISQLRAKNAFSLADVEFAVLETTGEVNVVMKSDKKPITAHDLERKVAPQTEPQTIILDGNILHDALNELGLNEGWLKTQLKGMGIDLTNVFIGQVNSSGDLYVDLFDDMIQLPQPSVKEALYASIEKSQADFMKYALETKDEKAKKMYGQHAEDLQALMKKLQPYLLR, translated from the coding sequence ATGAAGGATTGGGTGGAAATACTGTTAAGATCAATAGGATTATTTTTTTTGGTTTTTTTATTTGTGAGGATTATGGGCAAGAGAAACCCTGGAAAAATGACGACATTTCAGCTTGTAAATTACATAGTAATTGCTGTACTGACTGCTCTTACTTCGGTAAAAATAATTACAAATATCCGACTGGGCTTAATTGCACTGGCGGTTTGGACCTTATTGCCCATGTTAATTGATTTTCTAACGGTAAAAAGTAAAGTGGTCCATGACTTTATTTATGGAAAAGAAACAATTCTTATAAAAAAAGGAAAAGTTATGGAGGAGAATTTAAAAAAGGCAAAATTAACAGGAGAAGAATTAATCAGCCAGTTGCGGGCTAAAAACGCTTTTAGTCTGGCAGACGTTGAGTTTGCGGTTTTAGAAACAACTGGTGAGGTAAATGTTGTAATGAAATCCGATAAAAAACCCATTACAGCCCATGATCTGGAAAGAAAAGTAGCACCACAGACAGAGCCTCAGACGATTATCTTAGATGGAAATATTTTACACGATGCACTAAACGAGTTGGGATTAAATGAAGGTTGGCTTAAAACACAGTTAAAGGGAATGGGGATAGACTTAACCAATGTGTTTATTGGTCAAGTAAATAGCAGCGGGGATTTATATGTAGATTTATTTGATGATATGATTCAGTTGCCTCAACCAAGTGTTAAGGAGGCACTATATGCTAGTATAGAAAAAAGTCAAGCAGATTTCATGAAATATGCCTTGGAAACAAAAGATGAAAAGGCAAAAAAAATGTATGGTCAACATGCAGAAGATTTACAAGCATTGATGAAAAAATTGCAACCCTACTTATTACGTTAG